The Lasioglossum baleicum unplaced genomic scaffold, iyLasBale1 scaffold0364, whole genome shotgun sequence genome includes a region encoding these proteins:
- the LOC143220196 gene encoding uncharacterized protein LOC143220196, with protein sequence MALSPIGELCAALERIHGTEDWGAVRGLLQQYLAKGQQRTVATQTPPPKLPESERTKTSVYRSADDRPESDQWKEVTVEELNATLDDIEELPLDTSITSTSLPGKLAGEVITSLPVEAAQELDASPPEEPTEMGGIPLPEEPVEEVEASRPKELAEGVVNRTTGKLVWADESEESSGPNDSGTQKNLSEAAEPMETAGSISKAVPRKDVDPQGEAGSSVTAEKIVAAKGNGTAGPTEGAKIATADTITADAGSEPHPEEQISQAETGNDFAWVHRHGLARLRLERARASMLTTTAEATEVDKATATPTPAAPKANIDEAAGRPEGATPVWVYSRGSSKPTLEWFIPDPPEERKKGSPRPGRKTSRQGTRSPGPAVKQRMPGQKQSEEELRARQDGCWSCGSKDHRQRDCRTPRGDYCYRCGRQGVTVKTCPLCGPRWKAGGPHNPW encoded by the coding sequence ATGGCTCTGTCGCCCATTGGGGAGTTGTGCGCCGCGCTGGAGAGGATCCACGGCACAGAGGATTGGGGAGCAGTAAGGGGGCTGCTTCAACAATACCTAGCGAAAGGACAACAAAGGACGGTGGCCACACAGACCCCACCACCCAAATTGCCGGAGTCGGAAAGGACAAAAACGTCGGTCTATCGATCAGCCGACGATAGGCCGGAATCCGACCAGTGGAAGGAGGTGACAGTAGAGGAACTAAATGCAACCCTCGATGACATCGAGGAGTTACCGCTGGACACCTCTATTACCAGCACGTCGCTGCCGGGGAAGCTGGCCGGGGAGGTGATTACGTCGCTGCCGGTGGAGGCCGCCCAAGAGTTAGACGCATCGCCACCGGAGGAGCCTACCGAAATGGGAGGCATACCGCTGCCGGAGGAACCCGTCGAAGAGGTAGAAGCGTCACGGCCGAAGGAACTAGCCGAGGGGGTGGTAAACCGGACAACAGGGAAACTCGTCTGGGCGGACGAATCGGAGGAGTCGAGTGGCCCCAATGACAGCGGGACGCAGAAGAATCTGTCAGAAGCAGCCGAACCGATGGAGACGGCCGGCTCAATCAGCAAGGCCGTACCGAGAAAAGACGTTGACCCGCAGGGGGAAGCAGGTTCCAGCGTAACTGCAGAAAAAATCGTTGCGGCCAAAGGTAACGGTACGGCGGGACCAACGGAAGGAGCCAAGATAGCCACCGCAGACACCATCACAGCAGATGCCGGATCAGAACCCCACCCGGAAGAACAGATTTCCCAAGCGGAGACCGGCAATGATTTCGCGTGGGTACACCGTCACGGCCTCGCTCGGTTGCGGCTCGAGAGAGCGAGAGCCTCAATGTTGACCACCACTGCCGAAGCCACGGAGGTAGATAAGGCCACGGCAACGCCAACGCCGGCTGCGCCAAAAGCCAACATCGACGAAGCTGCCGGAAGACCGGAAGGGGCCACCCCGGTATGGGTATATTCGCGGGGGTCGTCTAAGCCGACGCTGGAGTGGTTCATCCCCGACCCTCCAGAAGAAAGGAAGAAGGGCTCACCTCGACCAGGAAGGAAAACCTCCAGGCAAGGGACACGGTCACCAGGTCCAGCGGTTAAACAGAGGATGCCGGGACAGAAACAGTCGGAAGAGGAGTTGCGGGCACGTCAAGACGGATGCTGGAGCTGCGGATCAAAAGACCACCGCCAGCGTGACTGCCGAACTCCTCGGGGCGACTATTGCTACCGATGTGGTCGCCAGGGAGTCACGGTGAAGACATGTCCATTGTGTGGACCGCGCTGGAAGGCGGGCGGACCACACAACCCGTGGTAA